A single region of the Devosia sp. FJ2-5-3 genome encodes:
- a CDS encoding RidA family protein, with protein MTDPIEKLREYGYELPAPKAPVASYVPVTRSGNLLYVSGQISSNESGVVQGRLGDNMNVVQGGNAAELAAINVLSQVVHMGGIPLQEVKKVLKLTVLVASTPEFNEQHLVANGASNLIVGVLGDKGKHARAAFGVASLPLGAAVEIEAIFEV; from the coding sequence ATGACCGACCCGATCGAAAAGCTTCGCGAGTACGGCTACGAACTCCCCGCACCAAAGGCCCCGGTAGCGAGCTATGTGCCCGTCACCCGCAGCGGCAATCTGCTTTATGTCTCGGGCCAGATCTCAAGCAATGAAAGCGGCGTCGTGCAGGGCCGACTCGGCGACAACATGAACGTCGTTCAGGGCGGCAATGCTGCCGAACTGGCCGCCATCAACGTTCTCTCCCAGGTTGTCCATATGGGCGGCATTCCCCTGCAAGAGGTGAAGAAGGTGCTCAAGCTCACCGTCCTCGTGGCCTCGACTCCCGAGTTCAATGAACAGCACCTCGTGGCAAACGGCGCGTCGAACCTCATCGTCGGTGTGCTCGGGGACAAGGGCAAGCATGCCCGCGCGGCCTTCGGCGTTGCGTCCCTGCCGCTCGGTGCAGCCGTCGAAATCGAAGCGATTTTCGAGGTTTAA
- a CDS encoding glycerophosphodiester phosphodiesterase family protein, with amino-acid sequence MSVPLFPRPVAHRGLHNRAEGIIENSASAFAAAIAGNFAIECDLQLTRDGHAVLFHDEELDRLTGESGLVSDRRIAEMTDIALLDSASGDRPQTLAAFLEQIGGRTLLQIELKHQPSADAIRQLAKIAADALATYSGPVTVESFDPRLIVLMREFGFSGPRGIITYDYESEDYPPGLTEDERYVLRHLLHWHETRFDFISCDKEALSLPAITFWRALGKPVTAWTIRSKVEAEAARPYIDQIVFEGFDPDRAS; translated from the coding sequence ATGTCCGTTCCGCTCTTCCCTCGCCCAGTCGCCCATCGCGGGCTGCATAATCGCGCCGAAGGCATTATCGAGAACAGCGCCAGCGCCTTTGCGGCCGCAATCGCAGGCAATTTTGCCATCGAGTGCGATCTGCAACTGACGAGGGATGGCCACGCGGTATTGTTTCACGATGAAGAGCTGGACCGCCTGACTGGAGAATCGGGCCTTGTCAGCGATCGGCGGATCGCTGAAATGACCGACATCGCGCTGCTCGACAGCGCGTCTGGAGACCGGCCACAGACGCTGGCCGCATTTCTCGAGCAGATCGGCGGGCGCACCCTGCTCCAGATCGAACTCAAGCATCAGCCGAGCGCCGACGCTATCCGCCAGCTCGCCAAGATAGCGGCCGATGCCCTGGCCACCTATTCAGGCCCCGTCACCGTCGAATCCTTCGATCCCCGCCTGATCGTGCTCATGCGCGAATTCGGATTTTCCGGCCCGCGTGGCATCATAACCTATGATTATGAATCCGAGGACTATCCGCCCGGGCTCACCGAGGATGAGCGCTACGTCCTGCGCCATCTGCTCCACTGGCACGAGACCCGGTTCGATTTCATCTCCTGCGACAAGGAGGCGCTGAGCCTGCCCGCCATCACATTCTGGCGCGCGCTCGGCAAACCTGTAACCGCATGGACGATCCGATCCAAGGTTGAAGCCGAGGC